Proteins encoded together in one Impatiens glandulifera chromosome 1, dImpGla2.1, whole genome shotgun sequence window:
- the LOC124921903 gene encoding bZIP transcription factor 11-like, whose product MASSGSSAHISVSGSDEDQLRQKKRKISNRESAKRSRMRKQQHLDELMDQVSRLNKENACVLTNLNVTRQMCLKVEAENSVLQAQVTELTHWLISLKRIIGNSNNDMVDLDEQMMMMMNGDDFFNMWN is encoded by the coding sequence ATGGCTTCTTCTGGATCTTCGGCACACATATCTGTCTCCGGTTCGGACGAGGATCAACTAAGGCAGAAAAAGAGGAAGATCTCAAATCGTGAATCAGCGAAGAGATCAAGGATGAGGAAACAACAACATCTGGACGAGTTAATGGATCAAGTGAGTCGACTCAACAAGGAGAATGCTTGCGTGCTAACGAACTTGAACGTTACGAGGCAGATGTGTTTGAAGGTGGAGGCGGAGAACTCGGTTTTACAAGCCCAAGTTACCGAGTTGACTCACTGGTTGATCTCGCTAAAACGGATTATTGGAAATAGTAATAATGATATGGTTGATTTAGATGagcagatgatgatgatgatgaacggTGATGATTTCTTTAATATGTGGAATTGA
- the LOC124921364 gene encoding uncharacterized protein LOC124921364 — translation MASELDTGKNPRTWRFTWEAQSHVPSLKLFLFNLEGESCLQFKNLKVDLLLEQSLLTVCWFEGDEVSIKYSVPIPKVLIDTEYPFHVKAMDDHIEVRLVLLLPVDDPILTKFEYGLTLEDGESPRENVPSDCFGQLLMGSDFKDLSSVEGGVTFHCRNCSTVLTKSIKFFVEMPSSDWSEVADNWFGGCCCSFGGIGEKLITKYASSYSCTEGKCLCHSAFVVLNVHDFVGCTFPTGDDDESQEETQDPDLVNHINHVNEDLTGHVNGFSESGLELCSTSCCHSEMTNISIVQKSKETVNLLVDQKSFLNGFIGNIFMLRSSNITKNVQWKEFSCPNCSSFLGAFPCSDDYRQVSIDGGIRLFKCSVSTCQSVNRSKDLFGKYTLQRMFTNQLLESAKDELSFRTVIRNLQTMPIVLQLILFNPNIWYATGDCTDFGSYCESIGKLDMMPAIKVLFQDYSGGSESQLRLMEEWVKKNEADEVFMMCQQLKELIRCLEFSSDIYPPSHSSLQGLSLSLLRK, via the exons ATGGCGTCGGAGCTCGACACCGGTAAAAACCCTAGAACATGGCGATTCACTTGGGAAGCTCAATCTCATGTCCCATCACTCAAGCTTTTCCTCTTCAATCTTGAAGGCGAATCCTGTCTTCAGTTCAAGAACTTGAAGGTCGACTTGTTACTTGAACAATCCCTACTGACAGTGTGCTGGTTCGAAGGCGATGAAGTTTCGATTAAGTATTCAGTTCCCATTCCTAAAGTTCTTATTGACACCGAATATCCGTTTCATGTCAAGGCAATGGACGACCACATTGAGGTTAGGCTTGTTCTGCTCCTTCCCGTTGATGACCCAATTCTTACCAAATTCGAGTATGGATTGACGTTAGAGGATGGCGAGTCTCCTCGCGAAAATGTTCCATCGGATTGTTTTGGTCAATTGTTGATGGGTTCTGACTTTAAAGATTTATCTTCTGTCGAAGGAGGAGTGACATTTCACTGCAGAAATTGCTCAACTGTTTTGACGAAGTCCATCAA ATTCTTTGTTGAGATGCCATCGAGCGACTGGAGTGAAGTTGCAGACAATTGGTTTGGAGGCTGTTGTTGTTCATTTGGAGGAATTGGTGAGAAACTGATTACTAAATATGCAAGTTCATATAGTTGCACTGAAGGCAAATGCCTATGTCATTCCGCATTTGTGGTTCTCAATGTTCACGACTTTGTTGGCTGCACATTTCCTACCGGGGATGATGATGAGAGCCAAGAAGAAACACAAGATCCTGATCTTGTGAACCACATTAATCATGTAAATGAAGATTTGACAGGACATGTAAATGGTTTTAGTGAAAGTGGATTAGAGTTGTGTTCAACATCCTGTTGTCATTCTGAAATGACAAACATTTCAATTGTACAAAAAAGTAAAGAAACAGTTAACCTCCTAGTTGATCAGAAATCTTTCCTAAACGGTTTTATTGGAAATATTTTCATGCTTAGATCATCCAACATCACAAAGAACGTACAATGGAAAGAATTTTCTTGCCCTAACTGTTCTTCATTTCTCGGAGCATTCCCATGTAGTGACGATTATCGCCAAGTATCAATTGATGGTGGTATTCGGTTGTTCAAGTGTTCCGTATCAACTTGTCAGTCTGTCAATAGATCAAAAGATTTGTTTGG GAAGTATACATTACAAAGAATGTTTACAAACCAGTTGCTCGAAAGTGCTAAGGATGAATTATCATTTCGAACTGTGATCAGGAATCTGCAAACAATGCCCATAGTACTGCAATTGATTCTATTTAATCCTAATATATGGTATGCTACTGGTGATTGCACGGATTTCGGGAGTTATTGTGAATCAATTGGAAAACTTGATATGATGCCTGCAATTAAGGTGCTTTTTCAAGACTATAGCGGTGGTTCTGAATCCCAGCTAAG GTTGATGGAAGAATGGGTGAAGAAAAATGAAGCAGATGAAGTGTTTATGATGTGTCAACAACTGAAAGAGTTGATAAGATGCTTGGAATTCTCAAGTGATATATACCCACCATCACATAGTTCTCTGCAAGGTCTGTCTTTGTCATTGTTAAGGAAAtag